One genomic window of Glycine soja cultivar W05 chromosome 9, ASM419377v2, whole genome shotgun sequence includes the following:
- the LOC114425657 gene encoding peptidyl-prolyl cis-trans isomerase CYP22-like, producing the protein MAGSIGSGGNTSTGVEWHVRPPNPKNPIVFFDVTIGNIPAGRIKMELFADIAPKTAENFRQFCTGEYRKAGLPVGYKGCQFHRVIKDFMIQAGDFVKGDGSGCVSIYGLKFDDENFTAKHTGPGLLSMANSGQNTNGCQFFITCAKCDWLDNKHVVFGRVLGDGLLVVRKIENVATGPNNRPKLACVIAECGEM; encoded by the exons ATGGCTGGTTCAATCGGAAGCGGAGGGAACACAAGCACGGGTGTGGAGTGGCACGTGCGACCTCCAAACCCTAAGAACCCCATCGTCTTCTTCGATGTCACCATCGGTAACATTCCCGCCGGTCGAATCAAGATGGAACTCTTCGCCGATATTGCCCCCAAAACTGCCGAGAATTTCAG GCAGTTCTGCACTGGGGAGTACAG GAAAGCAGGACTGCCTGTTGGTTACAAGGGTTGTCAATTTCATAGAGTTATTAAGGATTTTATGATTCAGGCCGGTGATTTTGTAAAG GGAGATGGTAGTGGATGTGTTTCCATCTATGGACTCAAGTTTGATGATGAAAACTTTACGGCCAAACACACTGGTCCTGGCCTTCTGTCAATG GCAAATAGCGGACAAAATACCAATGGGTGTCAG TTCTTTATAACATGTGCAAAATGTGACTGGCTTGACAACAAGCATGTTGTCTTTGGG AGAGTGCTTGGAGATGGTCTTTTGGTTGTCAGGAAGATTGAGAACGTGGCAACCGGACCCAATAACCGGCCAAAATTAGCTTGTGTCATTGCTGAATGTGGTGAAATGTAA
- the LOC114368602 gene encoding NADH dehydrogenase [ubiquinone] 1 alpha subcomplex subunit 6-like, translating to MANAALRNVKVLPNSANMEEARHRVFEFFRTACRLLPSVMEIYNLYDVVSVSELRSSVASQIRNNIHVTDPKVIDMLLFKGMEELKNVVDHSKQRHHIIGQYVVGRQVQDSATKDPGTSTFLKNFYNTNYF from the exons ATGGCGAACGCGGCGCTTCGGAACGTGAAGGTGCTCCCGAACTCGGCGAATATGGAGGAAGCGCGTCACCGAGTCTTCGAATTCTTCAGAACGGCCTGCAGATTGTTACCCTCCGTTATGGAAATCTACAACCTCTACGACGTCGTTTCCGTCTCCGAACTCCGCTCCTCCGTCGCCTCCCAGATCCGCAACAACATCCACGTCACCGATCCCAAA GTGATCGATATGCTGCTTTTCAAGGGGATGGAAGAGCTGAAGAATGTTGTGGACCATTCAAAGCAGAGGCATCATATCATTGGTCAGTACGTAGTTGGTCGGCAAGTGCAGGATTCAGCCACAAAAGACCCGGGCACCTCTACTTTTCTGAAGAATTTCTACAACACCAATTACTTCTGA